The segment GTTATCCAGCAGTCAACCGTAACACTCCCCAATTTTAAAGACATTGTCGTTGGAAGTCGAGCACTTGGATGCATCCGTTGTACGGCTGATTCGCAGATTATTTGTAGATTACTCCCGCGACCTCAATGTCAGGAAGCAACCGGTGAAGTTCGTCAATTTCAACATCTGAAATTGCCCCAAGTTTGAACAGTACTCCTTGAAGCTCTGGGAGTCGTCTCGTTTGCTCTGCCAATTCTGGCATTGAAAGTTGGCATCCAGGGTCAATTCGTATCCATTTGTGACGCAGGTCATATCGCCAACCAAAGATGGAGCACCAAATACTCGGCGACTTCGGCAATTCATATGAAACGTCACATCCCGAATCCTCCAAAATCCTCAGCGCGTGATGACGACTGTTAAGCTTAGATTTTACGTGCGCGTATGGGGCAAGGAAGCCTGCCAACAAACTCGTTAGTCCAACAAGAACTAGTATGGAGTATTTGGGCCTACGCATGACTTCCTTCGCTGGCTGGATAACGTCCGCGTTAACCGAGCGGACCGAGAAATGTGAATTGGTGAAAATGGAGTCGGATATAATGGGAGCCTGCGACCATCCGGCGACAAGCCAACCGGGAAGGCCTCTCCGCTTCGGTTCAACGCTTTGTTATCCAGCCAGCGGATTGACTCGCAGGGCAATTCTATTGGCTTGAACAATCGAAGTCGAGTATTTCTTTAGCGCGACATCGTAGTTCTGATATCAATTTTTGATTGCGTCATTCGATTTGCGAGCTGAAACGTTCGCGATGCACGTACGTCATCTGAAAACCGGTTTATCAAATCGATGTGTTCGCACCAAACATTGCCAGATTCAATCGATCGAAATTGGTCAGTCGCGCGATACCTAAAACGGTACGACACTTGCGTAATTAGGTTCTCGTCGTTTGAGCCATCGATCAATTGGCGGGTGAAATCAACGTCAAAAAATTCTCCGTCACCCAAATCGTTCACGCCCCATTGGAACAGCAGCATGTCACCGTCGTTATCAAGATCACAATTCTCGAATCTAGCGATACGATAGAAACCGGCGACCAAATCGAGCGCAGATTTAGGATTTGAATGGGCGACATCGCAATCATTTTCATCGAGATGTCGGCGAAGTTCGGATTCCAAGTTGCGACGTTGCATTGGAAAACTCAAGCTGGATAACGCCCGCGTTAACCGAGGTGTCGAAAAGGTTTGAAGTTGTAAAAACAGTCGTCGGATATAATGGGAGGTACGACCATCCGACGACTTGGCCATCCTCGACGCTGTGGACGCTTCGGTTCAACGCCTTGTTATCCAGCAGCTGGGTGAATCGCTTTGGAGTTCCATCAAGTGAAACAAATGAGTTTGAGAGTGTTGTGTGCTGCACGGCCCCATCGCCGATCACCTGTGTGTTGGTTGATATTCTATGGTTAAAGATCCTCGCTGCACCGTTTTTGGCCGAATTAGAACCGTGCCAAACCATGATTCAGCCTTTTCATCGAAGAGTTCAGTGAATTTGCCTGGCCCGACGGTAACGCGGTCTGAGTTTGTTTCAATGACGACTCGACCTGTTGCAGTCCCATTTACGCGGACTCTGTAGTCGCAGCCCTCGTGCCCGTGGAGATCTAGTGTGTGTGATGCGGCAATCTGGATTTTCGAGACATCCACGGCAATCGTCGTCCATTGTTGATTTGAAAACCGTTTCGAAGCCTTCGAAGTAAAGTCAGTGTTTACGCTATTTTTCTCATTCACATTTTTAGTTCGATGATCCAGGTTGTCGTCACAGCCAAGCTGAAGTACCAGCAAGGTAACCAATATTGCGATCGTTGATTTCATTCGCTGGATAACGCCCACGTTAACCGAGGCGTCGAATAGGTTTGAATTCGTGAAAACGGTCGTCGGGTATAATGGGAGGTACGACCACCCGACGACTTGGCCAACCCTAACGATTAGGACGCTTCGGTTCAACGTTTTGTTATCCAGACAGCCGGTTGGTTTGCATGAGCTCTATGATAGCGGTTTGAATCTGCGAAGTCGAGTATTTCTTCTGCCGAGATGTTACGCGACCGGCGAACTACTGATCCCCGTTTCCCCCAAAGACAATCAATTCGTAGACCGCGCGGCCAAGGATCAGGACGATACCGCCAGCCAATCCCAAAGCAACCGAAACGAATGGGTTTTGAGCCAATGCGGCAAACACGATACAGATTCCAGCCAAACCGGGCACGATTTTCCCGAAGCATTCAAGGCGTCTATCACGATCCTGCGTGTATTGAAGCGAGTAAAGCATCCAAACAAGATGCGCAAAGAAAATCAAGGAACCGAATGTGATTGCTAGATACAGCATCCAGTCGTGCATGAAGCATTCCAAAGTAGATCAATCTCAACTCTGCATCGAATCAATGCAACGTGCGAGCTTAAAGTCAGTCTGGATAACGCCCGCGTTAACCGAGGCGTGTCAAAATGTTCAGTTTGTGAAAACGAGAGCCGGATACAATGGGAGGTTGCGACCATCCGGCGACTTGCCTACCCTAACGGATTGGACGCTTCGGTTCAACGCTTTGTTATCCAGACAGCGGGGGCGACTAGCATCCTGAAAGGTTAACGGCCAAGCCAATCGATGTCGAGCGCCGTTATTGGGAATGCACAAATCCGCCACCCTCTTCGGCGATTTTCCATTGCCCGTTGGCAAAAGTGAGTTTTTGGTAGGTTTGATGCGTTCCGTTCTTCCACGCATTCGATGCAGAGTTGGGTGCCTCGTGAACGATATTCCGAATCGCATTTTGGTCATCAGGCCGTTTTGCGTCAGTTATTACGCGAATTGCACGCACATGTTCATCTGTCAAAGCGTTTCCAATGATCAGAATCCCGTCCAGCGTTCGCTGCCGATCATCGGGTTGCCCAATGTTTTTTAACACTTGGGTTTTCGATTCGGCAGGTGTTGAAACCCGAGACTGCTTGTTGCATCCGAGCAGCATTAAGCAAAACACCAAACTGAACATGACGATTTTTGAGAGCATGTTTAACTCAGTTTGGATAACGTCCGCGTTAACCGAGCGGACCTGGGAAATGTAAATTGGTGAAACTGGAGTCGGATATAATGGGAGCCTGCGACCATCCGGCGACAAGCCAACCGTGACGACCTCTCCGCTTCGGTTCAACGCATTGTTATCCCGCGATGAACCGCTCTATCGCCGTGTTTCTCGGATGGGGAATGAAGTTGGCCGCCCCGTATTCGATCATTGTATCGGTAAGGGACGGGGTTATCAATTTTGGATGTGCCGGGACCGCATCTATGGAGGCCGAACAAATCATGTCCCTCGCCACGTTGTCGTCGATTCCACAAGCGATCAAGTAAAGCCAAAGGATTGTCGGTGAACGATTCCACCCAGCAACACAGTGAATATAGATGTTTGAGTCAGGTTCGCACAAGAAATCATGCAATGTTCGGCAGCAACTCACTGCTGAATCGACAGGTATCGGTACGCCATCGCGAATCGGAAACTGTACGATGTTTTTGAATGGCCCTTCGTTTAGTTCAAGTTGGCTTGGGGTTTCGCTGACATTTAGAATGTGAGTTATTCCGAAAAACTGGAAATTTGTCAGCTGTCGGTCTGCAGCAAATCGGCCTTGCCAAATGTTGTTGGTGATCTGAAACAGCTTGATCCTCGTCAGTTAAGCTGGATAACGCCCGCGTTAACCGAGGCGCGGCAACACGGACTGAAGTTTGTTTAGTTGAGTCGGGTATATTGGGAGGCACGACCATCCGACGATTGATCGGCCACGAAGATTTTACGGCTTCGGTTCAACGCTTTGTTATCCGCCGATTGCCTCTGGGTCAATGTCGAGATTATCAGGAGACCATGCAATTTTACGACCTGTGTCGGTTAATTTCCACGCTGAGAATACACAAGCGTACGAATTTGACACATCGCACATGAATTCAGCCCAGTTTTTGAGTTGATCGCCAAGCATTCCGTCAACGCCATACGGTCGCGTCGTGCCTTCGGCGATCCATGTTTTTTCATCATCCGACAAACAAATAGTCATTGAATAGTTTTCGGAGAGCTGATTTGCAAGTAAACGGATGTCGGATTCAACGTTGCCAAAGTGTTTGAAATCAATTGCAAGAACGGTGTCGTTGGTCACGCCATCCGTCCACATCTTCGAATTGATAAACTCAGCCTCCGCGATACGACGTCGCCGAATTCGGGCGTAGTAGTCAGCCCAGATCTGTTGAGGTTCGTCAGCCATTGGTTTAAGGCGGATAACGCCCGCGTTAACCGAGGCGTCGGAAAGTGATGAAGTTGTGAAAACGGAGGAGGATACAATGGTAGCGAAGCGGACATCCGACGACTAGCCAACCCTAACGCAATGGACGCTTCGGTTCAACGCTTTGTTATCCAGCGATTCGCCGCGGCAAAGCATTTCTCGACGACCAGTGTGGAGCAATATACCATGGATAACAACGATAGCCAAATTGCAGCAATGTAGACTGGTGGAGGATTCGAATCACGCCAATTTATCATCAGATTTGTTCGATGTCCCATCAAGTGAGATATTTCGAGAAAGATGTTGAGTCGCGACTGCCATAGCCAGATGCTGACGGCCACAGAGAAAATAATCCGAAGGCATGTTGCAATTGAGAATTGATATTCGCAACTTGCGCGAGTAAGTCCAAGGAGCGCGACGACAGCGCTACAACCGAGAATCGTACAGACTGTAGCATTAGCGATCCAAAACCCCGAATTGGTCGTTCGCATTTTTGGCCCAGTTTCTACCGAGACAAAAGGCCATCCGAAATCTGAGTAAAGACCAAGTGGCCGACGCTCGAATTGAACGCTGACAAGTGCGGAGAGCACGGCAATAATGATCAAGATCGCCAGCAGTTTGGTTGCATTTTGAAGCATCGAAGCCAAAGCTGGATAACGCCCGCGTTAACCGAGGCGTCGAAAAGTGTTGAAGTTGTGAAAACAGTCGTCGGATATAATGGGAGGTACGACCATCCGACGACTAGCCAACCCTAACGCATTGGACGCTTCGGTTCAACGCATTGTTATCCATCGAGCCGAGTGATCCACTCTCCATATCCTAACAACTGGGCCAATCGAAGTCGAGTTCGTCGCAAGCGAGGCAAGCCGGCGTCAAGATCGGCGTAAACTTGATCCTTCGATCTCCAAACAAGTCACAGATGTGGGCCAACCAGTTGTGATAGCCGACTCGATATAGGTCGCGACAAGCCGAGGCGTGATTGCAGCAGGCGCGGTGCAAGCGGGCCAAGTTACCCTGAGAAGGAGCTCAGGTTCATCCTCGGGCCGAACGAGTAATTCGTCCGGTTTCCACGTATTGCCTGACTCCGCGTACGATCGACTGAATTGTTGAAAGCCACTGTGGAAATCAGTCCGCCACCTGAAAGTGAGTTCTGCGACCACTATTTTGCGATAGTTTTTCCAACGTTTGGGCATGGCCGGTGCAGATCTAAAACTCAAGTTGGATAACGCCCGCGTTAACCGAGGCGTGTGAAAGTGTTTAGTTTGTGAAAATTGTTGTCGGATACAATGGGAGGCACGACCATCCGACAACTTGGCCGACCCTCACGCGTAGGACGCTTCGGTTCAACGCTTTGTTATCCGGCGGTTAGCGTTACGATCCCGGTTTCGATCGAGTACGCGTCGCCGATTCATTTGCATTATTGCCCGTCATTGAATCGAATGCAAACCCGGAATCTGCACGTCGGCGCGACGATCATTCAATCGGTTTGAGTTTTGGCTTCTCAGTTTAACCAATCCTGTAGAATGCACGTCGGTGCGCGTTGCCGCATGTCGACGCAACGATCGTTGAATCTGTTTGAACCTTGGCTCGAGCCAAGCGTCAACCATCGAATGCACGTCGGCGCGCGTTCAATTGTGAAGAAGCGCCAAGTCGTCACCGATCGAGTGCGACTTCAGGCGTTTTGTGTCTTCCCGCAAGCCACCATCTGCGAAGCCAAATCGATACAGCCTCCGCAGGATAACGTCCGCGTTAACCGAGCGGACCTGAAAACGTAAATTAGTGAAAATGGAGTCGGATACAATGGGAGCCTGCGACCATCCGGCGACTTGCCAACCACGAAGACCTCGCCGCTTCGGTTCAACGCTTTGTTATCCGCGAGTGCAGCCCCAGCGTTCCCTAATTCTAGCGACCTAATCCAGCGAAGTCGAGCGCGTCGTCCGCATGATTCGAGCATGCTAATTGCATGTCAGTGCGAGTTTGCGGATGAATGACGTCCGTGATTAGCTTGGTTTTGCAAACACTTGCTACCTTTATGCCAAAATTCGATTAGTTGTCGAGTGCTTTCGCGCAAAGGCCGCATGTCATCACGCTGCCAACCGCATTTTCTTGCATGTCACCATCATGTCGACGCAAGATAGCTCCGCTGGATAACGTCCGCGTTAACCGAGCGGACCAAGAAATGTAAATTAGTGAAACCGGAGTCGGATATAATGGGAGCCTGCGACCATCCGGCGGCAAACCAACCGGGAAGAAATCGCCGCTTCGGTTCAACGCTTTGTTATCCAGATAGCGGGCGGTTCTGCTTTCAGTATCGGAAAGGTTCGAGCGAGGTCGAAGATGACCTGAGGCAGATTTTTAACTCAAACACCGAAGAATGCAATAAATAACGGGAATACTATCTCAAATTCAATCGCGCATATGAAGCCAAGAATTGCGTAATTTCGACCTTTGACGCGATCAACGAAAAAGAAAGAAGCACTGGCAATCGCACATACGATTGAGGCGGACACTATAGAATCCAATGCCCAAGCGGTAAACCAAATGATACCAATGTCATCTGGATATCCCGGCGAGAGCAGGACGGCCGCGTAAGCAAGGTAGAAGGTCAGCAAGCCTGAGATAAAGGAAACCCCGATAAAAACGGATCGCGACGTCATCCACAGTCTTTGACAAGCGGTTTTGCCTTCGCCTGATGATTGAGCAGGCGACGAACATTGATTTCTTTGCATCGACATCAAAAAAGCGGAGTCAGTCTGGATAACGTCCGCGTTAACCGAGCGGACCAAGAAATGTGAATTAGTGAAAATGGAGTCGGATATAATGGGAGCCTGCGACCATCCGGCGACAAAACGACCGCGAAGGCCTCTCCGCTTCGGTTCAACGCATTGTTATCCACGCGTGCGGCCCCAGTGTTTTCAATTCTAGCGACCTGCCCCGGCGAAGTCGAGCATGTCGTCCGCATGGTTCGAGCACGCTAATTGCACTTCAGAGCGATTCTGCGGATGAGTAACGCCGTCGATCGGATTGGCTTTGCCAATGCGTGCTGCTTTTACGCCTGCATCGCTCAGTTGTCGAATGACTCCGCGCAAGGGTTGCATGTCATCACGCTGCCAACCGCATTTTCTCGCATGTCACGAGCATGTCACGAGCATGTCACGAGCATGTCACGAGCATGTCACGAGCATGTCACGAGCATGTCACGAGCATGTCAACGCAAGATAGTTCCGCTGGATAACGTCCGCGTTAACCGAGCGGACCTGAAAACGTAAATTAGTGAAAATGGAGTCGGATACAATGGGAGCTTGCGACCATCCGGCGACTTGCCAACCACGAAGCCATCTCCGCTTCGGTTCAACGCTTTGTTATCCTGCAACGGGCCGGAGCCGTGCTCCAATTCTAACGAGTCGGCCAATCGAAGTCGAGCATGTTCTGCCACATGATTCGAGCATGTCGACCGCATGTCGGAGCGAACTTGACCAAACCAAAGTGCTGCGATCGGATTTGTACTGCAGGTGCTTGCTGCCATTGTGTCCATAACCGCCTTCGAGCATGTCCGTTGCAATGGCCGCATGCCTTTGTGCTGCTGACCGCAATTCGTTGCATGCCACCAGCATGTCGGCGCGCGATAGCTCCGCAGGATAACGTCCGCGTTAACCGAGCGGACCACGAAATTTGAATTAGTGAAAATGGAGTCGGATACAATGGGAGCCTGCGACCATCCGGCGACAAGCCAACCGTGACGACCTCTCCGCTTCGGTTCAACGCATTGTTATCCAGACTGCGGGGTGTTTTGCTGTCCGCTGCCCTAACGGTCGAGTCGTTTGAAATCGAACAGGCACACACCAACGGTTTTGACGGTAACCTTAGAGAAACGACCAGGGCAATTCGGGGCGCCCTCCAAGCAAGTATCCGCCAAAGGTCCACAGTGTAGCAGACGCAATCAGGAAAACGAGAATCCTACGCAAGCCAAATTTGAAACCAAATCTGCAATCCCGACTTCCGCAAAACACGATTCCGATCAACGTAATCTGGACGCCTCCAATCGCAGCGATTACAAGTGGGCTCAAATCGATGCTAATTGGGCCGGGCAGTACCATCGCTTTGAATGTCTTCCGTCTGGATAACGTCCGCGTTAACCGAGCGGACCGAGAAATGTGAATTTGTTAAAATGGAGTCGGATATAATGGGAGCCTGCGACCATCCGGCGACAAACCAACCACGAAGACCTCTCCGCTTCGGTTCAACGCTTTGTTATCCAGCGTCAAGCCGAGCCTGTGTCTTGCGTGTTGAATTGTAGACGATCGAATAGGCAAATGATGCGGCAAGCGAAGGCGGAAACAAAAACAAGGCGCAATAATAGAGCAACAACATCCAGCCCAACGACGGATTCAATTTAATTAGGTCTGGCAAGAACCAGATCAGAGCGGACCCGACGACCAACAATAGCCCGTGAATGATAGTCGCCATCGAGACAGAACCATTTGATAACCCGCACAGCGCGGGAGCAATGCCAAATGCAAGAAGTGGCATGAGGATGGGCAGAGATGACATGCAGATCGCTAAATAGATCCCTAGGCCGACAGGGTTGTCAATCTCGTACAGAGTCGACATGACTGCGATTGTGGAAAAGAACCACAAAGGCACAAGCACTAGTGCAGATAATGCGCAAGTGAATGCAGGAATCCACGAGCGTTCACGTATTGTTTCACCAAGCAACCTGGGGGATGTGCCGTGTGGATTCGCCATGTGCCAAGCTGGATAACGTCCGCGTTAACCGAGCGGACCAAGAAAAGTAAATTAGTGAAAGTGGAGTCGGATACAATGGGAGCCTGCGACCATCCGGCGATTGGCCAACCACGCAGCCATCTCCGCTTCGGTTCAACGCATTGTTATCCGCGTGTACATCCCCAGCGTTCTTCAATTCTAGCGACCTGCCCCAGCGAAGTCGAGCACGTCGTCCGCATGATTCGAGCATGTTAATTGCACGTCAGAGCGAGTTTGCGGATGAATGACGCCTTCGATCGGATTGACTTTGCCAATGCGTGCTGCCTTTGCGCCTGCATTCGCCCAGTTCTCGAATATGTCCGCGCAAAGGCCGCATGTCATCACGCTGCCAACTGCATTCTCTCGCATGCCACGAGCATATCGGCGCAAGATAGTTCCGCTGGATAACGGCCGCGATCACCGAGTCCGGACGAAAGATCTTCCATTTCAAAACCACGCGCAAGCCGGACTTCGCGTGCATCGCATTGTTATCACGCGATTGCGTCAGTATTGCAGGTCGCGAAATTTATCAGTGTACATTTGTTGATGTGGCATTTGTGCATCAGCCCACGATGACGGAAATTCGTATTCGTCCAATGTGATTTCTTTTATCGCAGTGCGAACCTGTAACGCACATTTTTCTGGCGGAACGCGCCCGACACCAGTTCCCAACCCTGGAAAAGCCACAGATTTTACGCCATCCGAGATTTGTTCGCCCTCTAATGCGCCGCTGGGAAATTCGCCATGCTTTATTAGCAGGAGTACGGCACGAGCGGCTAGGTATGGATTGACGGTATCTGCAAGTATCATTGGAACCCGCATTGTCGGTGCCGCAATCAGATAGGGGATATTGGAGTGGTTAGTTTCCACTATGTCAGCGTTGCCAACGAGTAGTTCTCCGTGGTGAAGATGTTTGATTTGGTTTTGTAGCTGTTGTTTGCGATAGCCCAAGACTGGCGGACTCCGGCGGAAGATACGAGAATCCGCTTTGGAGGAAGCAATGTCAAGCAATGGAAAACGCACACGCCGGACTTTTTCAGAAGAGTTCAAGCGTGATGCGGTCAATCTGATCGTCAGTGAGGGCTACTCGTTTCGAGCCGCCGCTGAAGCCGTCAATGTCAACGAGAACAGCCTTCGCAACTGGCATAGAAAGTATGCTCCGGAGCCTGAACCTTGCGGTCCCGAGGCATCGCTGCAACAGGTTCTTGAAGAGAACAAACGCCTTCGCAAGCAGCTGAAGCGTGCGGAACTGGAACGTGAAATCCTAAAAAAGGCGACGGCGTACTTCGCGAAGGAGTCGCAGTGAAGTACGCGTGGATCAAACAACATCGCGACCAGTATTCCATCACGCTGATGTGTGAAATCTTCGGTGTCAGCAAGAGCGGCTACTACGATTCGATTGATCGGCCCGAGAGTAAACGTGCGGTTCGTTCTCGCGCGATTCGCGAATCTGTGAAACAGGTCTACGAAGAATCAGGGCAGATCTACGGCAGCTACAAGATCGCTGAGGAACTTGCTAACGACGCTCAACTGGAAACGGCTTGTCGCAACACGGTAGCGACAGCCATGCGAGAAATGGGGCTTAAAAGCTGTGTTTCGCGACAGTTCAAACCAACGACGACCAAGTCAGACCCTGACAAAAAGCCTGCTGAGAATCTTCTCTCCCAGGAGTTTGATGCCGAGGCTCCGAATCGCAAGTGGGTGGCAGACATCACTTACTTGCCGACGGTCGGTGGTTGGGTTTACCTCGCAGTAGTGCTGGACCTGTTCAGCCGCAAAGTTGTCGGTTGGCAGATGAGCGATCGATTGACGACACCGATCGTTACCGAAGCCTTGAGGAAAGCGATTGAATCCAGACGGCCAGAGTCCGGAACGCTGCTTCATCACAGCGACCGAGGCTGTCAGTACACCAGCGACGCGTTTCAGGGAATTCTTCGCACGCTGAACATTCAGTGCTCGATGAGCCGAACAGGATGCTGTTACGACAATGCCGTCATGGAGCGCTTCTTCTGGTCGCTGAAGCACGAATGGACGAAGCATCGTCGCTACGGAAACCTTGAAGAGGCTCGCATCAGCGTCTTCAAATACATCGAGGCGTTTTACAACTCGAAGAGAATTCATCAAACTCTGGGATACCAGACGCCCGAAGAATTCGAAAGAAACTATCGTGCAGCTTTAGCTGCTTAACATGAAACCGGAGTCCGCCGGTCTTGGGCTATCGCAGTTGGACATTCCAGCCGAAGTGTTGGCTGTAGACCATGTCGATTCCGCCATCCATAAAACCGAAACTGTTGGCCGGGCTGACAACAGCATCGACATTCAAGTCAAGAATGTTGCCACGATGAACCTCCACGCCGCTCAAATCGACGCAGTAGGTTTCCCATGCTTTAGCGAGTGGTTCGTCAATTGAGCAGAGAATGATTCGCATTGGTTGAGTTAAGCGTGATAACGTCCGCGTTAACCGAGCGGACCTAAAAATGTAATTTAGTGAAACTGGAGTCGGATACAATGGGAGCCTGCGACCATCCGACGACAAGCCAACCGCAAAGGCCTCTCCGCTTCGGTTCAACGCATTGTTATCCGCGTGTGCGGCCCCAGCGTTCTTCAATTCTGGCGACCTGCCCCGGCGAAGTCGAGCACGTCGCCCGCATAATTCGATCCTGCTGATTGCACGTCGGCAGCGAGCTTGCGGGTGAATGACGCCTTTGATCGGACCGAATTGGGCAATGCTTGCTGCCCTTAATGTTCGTCGCCATGCTGATCGAGCATGTCGAATGCAATGGCCGCATTTCGTCACGATGCCAACCGCATTTCATTGCATGTCACGATCATGTCGACGCAAGATAGCTCCGCTGGATAACGGTTGGGATCACCGGGACGCGAGTGAAAATGTAAACTTGAGTGAAGCGAATGATACAATGCGAGGCACGAGCATCATTCGCGGAACGCACGTCCCCATAGCGTCATTTCGCGGCTCCGTGTGCATCCCTTTGTTATCCCGCGATCAGCCCTTAATTCCGGTCCAAGTGTGATTTAAGCCATGCAGAGGCTTCATCAGGCGAATTGCATTGTAGCAAATTTTCAAACTGGCGATCCGTTAAGTATTCCGTCGTTACTTCCGCCGTTGGAAGCACTAGCAAGAGGCAGTTGTTGTTTTTGACGGTGAATGAAGATGACACGTGTGCGATCAAGGGAGTTAATGATTCAGTAATTTCACTCGGTGTTAAATCTGGATACAGGAGCACTGTTTTGTCTGAATCACCAAGTCGAAATGCTTGTCTATCAACAATATCCCATTTCATTTTGACGTCGAACATTGAATCATCAATATCAGTAGGCTTCGGGGCGTTTTCAACGATTTGTCGAATTGTCGGCAGTTGCGTGCCATTATCGGCGTACCGCAATTCGTTGATTTCAAGAGAAATGGGAAGCAGCGCTGCTCGTTCACATTCGCGCTGGTGAACATAAGCCACACCGTTCAAGTATGGATGCGCAAACGAATAGGCGACCACTCCGGCTACGACAACGGCAACGATTACCAGTCGCTTCATTTGCGTTTACTCAAGCGGGATAACGTCCGCGTTAACCGAGCGGACCTGAAAATGTAAATTAGTGAAACTGGAGTCGGATACAATGGGAGGTACGACCATCCGGCGACTAGCCGACCACGAAGCCATCTCCGCTTCGGTTCAACGCTTTGTTATCCGCGAGTGCCGCCCCAGCGTTCCCTAATTCTAGCGACCTGCCCCAGCGAAGTCGAGCACGTCGTCCGCATGATTAGAGCATGTCAGTTGCATGTCAGAGCGAGGTTGTGGATGAATGACGTTCGTGATTAGCTTGGTTTTGCAAATGCTTGCTACCTTTATGCCTACATTCGATTAGTTGTCGAGCGCGTTCGCACAAAGGCCGCATGTCATCACGCTGCCAACCGCATTTCATCGCATGTCACGAGCATGTCGACGCGAGATAGTTCCGCTGGATAACGTCCGCGTTAACCGAGCGGACCTGAAAATGTAAATTAGTGAAACTGGAGTCGGATATAATGGGAGCCTGCGACCATCCGGCGACAAGCCAACTGGGACGGCCTCTCCGCTTCGGTTCAACGCTTTGTTATCCACCTTTGCGGAGTGAAGCCCTGCTTTTTCTCATTCGTGATCCGGAAGGATACAGAATGCCAAGCGGCATTGCAAACTCAGCATTCGGATGCCGCTTGAATCTCTTGGCTGCTGATAGCAATAGAGTGAAAGTCGCAACCCCAAACGGCAACAACATGAAGCCCATCCTCACATCGCGAACGAAAGCGAGTATGGCGGCCGAAATTGTTAACGCGACGAGTGTTGATACGATAAGTCGAAGAGTGTCGCGAGAAAAAGCGTACGTGTTTTTCGGCATACGATACAAATGTGAGCTCGAACCAAGTTTCAAATGCGGCAAAACCACAGCAGAGCCCATCGCTGGAACGGTCCCCGCAACTGAAATCAAACTTAGATCAAGCGATAAGACTTCGGCTGGAACTGCCAAGCCGCAGAATACGTGGGCGGCGGCAAGCATCAACGTTGTGGGAA is part of the Mariniblastus fucicola genome and harbors:
- a CDS encoding macro domain-containing protein — its product is MRIILCSIDEPLAKAWETYCVDLSGVEVHRGNILDLNVDAVVSPANSFGFMDGGIDMVYSQHFGWNVQLR
- a CDS encoding protein-tyrosine phosphatase family protein, yielding MTRIKLFQITNNIWQGRFAADRQLTNFQFFGITHILNVSETPSQLELNEGPFKNIVQFPIRDGVPIPVDSAVSCCRTLHDFLCEPDSNIYIHCVAGWNRSPTILWLYLIACGIDDNVARDMICSASIDAVPAHPKLITPSLTDTMIEYGAANFIPHPRNTAIERFIAG
- a CDS encoding macro domain-containing protein, which translates into the protein MGYRKQQLQNQIKHLHHGELLVGNADIVETNHSNIPYLIAAPTMRVPMILADTVNPYLAARAVLLLIKHGEFPSGALEGEQISDGVKSVAFPGLGTGVGRVPPEKCALQVRTAIKEITLDEYEFPSSWADAQMPHQQMYTDKFRDLQY
- a CDS encoding transposase; the encoded protein is MSSNGKRTRRTFSEEFKRDAVNLIVSEGYSFRAAAEAVNVNENSLRNWHRKYAPEPEPCGPEASLQQVLEENKRLRKQLKRAELEREILKKATAYFAKESQ
- a CDS encoding IS3 family transposase, which encodes MKYAWIKQHRDQYSITLMCEIFGVSKSGYYDSIDRPESKRAVRSRAIRESVKQVYEESGQIYGSYKIAEELANDAQLETACRNTVATAMREMGLKSCVSRQFKPTTTKSDPDKKPAENLLSQEFDAEAPNRKWVADITYLPTVGGWVYLAVVLDLFSRKVVGWQMSDRLTTPIVTEALRKAIESRRPESGTLLHHSDRGCQYTSDAFQGILRTLNIQCSMSRTGCCYDNAVMERFFWSLKHEWTKHRRYGNLEEARISVFKYIEAFYNSKRIHQTLGYQTPEEFERNYRAALAA